The Heterodontus francisci isolate sHetFra1 chromosome 14, sHetFra1.hap1, whole genome shotgun sequence nucleotide sequence CTTCAGGGGAGAGAGACAACACAATGAAGGCAGAAGGAAGAACCGTGGTGGTCCCACGCTTTAGTGATACCTCCCTCCAGATTGTCCTCCATAATGCcacggaagggagggaggaggtgagtctgagtgagattattgaggggtttctgagtgagattattgagcaggtgagtgtgagtgagattaTTGAGGTGAGTCTGAGTGAGATTATTGAGCAGGTGAGTGTGAGCGAGATTATTGAGGTGAGTCTGAGTGAGATTATTGAGCAGGTGTGTGTGAGCGAGATTATTGAGCAGGTGAGTCTGAGTGAGATTATTGAGATGGGTCTGAGTGAGATTATTGAGATGGGCCTGAGTGAGATTATTGAGGTGAGTCTGAGTGAGATTATTGAGGTGAGTCTGAGTGAGATTATTGAGGTGAGTCTGAGTGAGATTATTGAGATGGGTCTGAGTGAGATTATTGAGGTGAGTCTGAGTGAGATTATTGAGGTGAGTCTGAGTGAGATTATTGAGGTGAGTCTGAGTGAGATTATTGAGGTGAGTCTGAGTGAGATTATTGAGATGGGTCTGAGTGAGATTATTGAGGTGAGTCTGAGTGAGATTATTGAGATGGGTCTGAGTGAGATTATTGAGATGGATCTGAGTGAGATTATTGAGGTGAGTCTGAGTGAGATTATTGAGGTGAGTCTGCGTGAGATTATTGAGGTGAGTCTGAGTGAGATTATTGAGATGGATCTGAGTGAGATTATTGAGGTGAGTCTGAGTGAGATTATTGAGGTGAGTCTGCGTGAGATTATTGAGGTGAGTCTGAGTGAGATTATTGAGGGGTTTCTGAG carries:
- the LOC137376879 gene encoding fap1 adhesin-like — its product is MKAEGRTVVVPRFSDTSLQIVLHNATEGREEVSLSEIIEGFLSEIIEQVSVSEIIEVSLSEIIEQVSVSEIIEVSLSEIIEQVCVSEIIEQVSLSEIIEMGLSEIIEMGLSEIIEVSLSEIIEVSLSEIIEVSLSEIIEMGLSEIIEVSLSEIIEVSLSEIIEVSLSEIIEVSLSEIIEMGLSEIIEVSLSEIIEMGLSEIIEMDLSEIIEVSLSEIIEVSLREIIEVSLSEIIEMDLSEIIEVSLSEIIEVSLREIIEVSLSEIIEGFLSEIIEQVSVSEIIEVSLSEIIEQVSVSEIIEVSLSEIIEQVSLRDY